The genomic region TCGACCGCCTCGGCGGGGTCCCCGTAGACCTGGACGGGCATGCTGATGGTCAGGTTCTTCATGAAGGTGACTCCTCGTTCTTCTCGGGCACGGCGGCGGGGGAATCAGGACCCGCGGCAGGACCGCGGACCAGGGCGCCGAGTTCCGCGTCGAGCGCGGGAGCGCCTTCCAGCGTCCGGAAGCTCCCGCCGGTGTGTACGAAGACGACCCGCGCCCCTCGGGGCACGATGCCGTCGGCGACGAGCTGGGCCAGGCCCACGGCCGTCTTCGCCGTGTACGTCGGGTCGAGCAGGGTCCGCTGGTGCGCGAGCCAGCGCCTGATCTCCGTCACCTCCGCCCGTCCCCAGCGGTCGTAACCACCGCCGCGCGCCCCGTCGTGCAGACGGACCCGGTCCGGTCCGGGCAGTGCCGTGCCCAGCGCCTTCTCGCCGTCCGCGTGCTGCCGGTCCATCTCCGCCAGGACCCCCTCGGGCCCCGTGCCGAGACAGATTCCGTGGACCCGCCAGGGCAGGTCGAGCAGGGCCGCCACGATCGCGATACCGAAGGCCGTGCCCCCGGATCCCGCGGCCGTCACGAAGTGGGTCTCCACCCCGTCCACGGGCAGTTGGGCCGCCAGTTCGAGCCCCAGCTCGACACTGCCGAGAAGACCCGGCCAGTCCGTCACGCCCGGCGGTACGGCGTACGGGACTTCGCCCTGGTCCCGCAGACGGGCCACGACGTCGGCCAGCAGTTCGGGCCAGCGGTCCCAGGCCGTGTGCTCGTGCCAGGTGACGTCCGCGCCGAGGAGCCCCACCAGGAGGTAGTTGCCCGCTGCGGAGCGGGGCCGTTCCTGCACGTCACCGCAGTAGACCACGTGAGCCCCCAACCCGGCCCGGGCGGCGCTCGCGGCGACCATGACCGCCTGGCTGGAGGGCACGCTGGCGGCGGTCACCAGGGTGGTCGCCCCACCGGCCCGCGCGTGCGCGATCACGTGGGCCAGTTTGCGGACCTTGTGCCCGCACCCCAGGTCGTCGAGACGGTCCTCCCGCTTGACCCGGAGGTCCACCCCCAACCGGGAGCCGAGCGAGGGCGCCGGATCCAGGGGCGAGGGCACCCGGAGCTCCCCGTCGGCGGCGGAGAGCCCAGCGCCCGGGAAGAGGGCGGCGACCGTGGTGGGAAAGCTCGTCACACCGACCCCTTCGACACCGTGCCGCGGACAGTCGGTTGTGCGGCGGCCTCGGCCGCCGGCCCCGCCAGCACGTCCTCCAGGACCAGCAGGTTCATCGCGGTGGACCCGAGGCAGGCCAGAGCCTCGAAGGGCGACTCGACGATGGGTTTGCCGCGGACGTTGAGCGAGGTGTTGATGACCATCGGCAGGCCGGTCAGCTCGGCGAAACGGGTGATCAGCGCGTGCAGCCAGGGATCCTCGTCCTCCTGCACGCACTGCACTCGCGCGGTCCCGTCCACGTGCACCGCGCTCGGCGCTTCCTGTACCGTCCGCTCCAGCGCGCGCGTAGTGAACAGCATGTACCGGTTCGGCTGTCCGTCGAAGTACGTGTCGAAGTGCTCCCGCAGGACGATGGGGGCGACCGGCCGGAAGTCCTCCCGGCCCTTGATGCGGTTCAGCCGGTCACGCATCGCCGGGTCGGCGGGGGAAGCCAGCAGACTGCGCATCCCCAGGGCCCGCGGACCGAACTCCATGCGGCCCCGGAAGACCCCGACGACCTCGCCTGCCGCCAGCCGACGGGCGACCGCGTCGAGCATGGCCTCCTCCGTCAGCCGCACATGGGGCACGTCCGCGTCGGCACATGCCTTCTCGCAGGCCTCCGAGGTGTGTGAGGTGCCCAGCGCGGCCGAACGGAACGTCACCTTCGGGCCACCGCCGCGTCGAATCGAGCTGAGCGCCGCCGCGCCGAGGGCCGTGCCGGCGTCATGCGCGGCGGGTTGGACGAAGATGCCGTCGATCCGGGGGTCCCGGGCGAGACTGCCGTTGGCGACGCAGTTGAGGAAGGTGCCGCCGGCCAGGCACACGTTGCGCAGACCGGTCTTCCCGAGCCAGTGACCGACCACGTGGTGGAGGGCCTCCGTCAGCCGCTCCTGCACCGACCGCGCGATGTCCTGGTGCCGCCGCGTCAGCGGCTCACCCGGTCGGCGGGCGGGACCGAGCAGAGCGTCGAGCGAGCGCAGCGCGGCCAGATCCAGGACGTATGAGCCCGCGGGGCCCAGCCGGAGGATGCGGGCACAGGCCTCCTGGTGCACCGGCTCGCCGTAGGCGGCCAGGCCCATCACCTTGAACTCGTCGGAGAACGGCTCGAATCCAAGATGGGCGGTGAGCATCGAGTAGAAGATTCCCAGCGAGTTCGGCAGATCCACCCCGCCGATGCGTTCGAGCGTGCCGCCACGGCCCCGATAGACGGAGGTGGCCGACCGTTCGCCCGCGCCGTCGGCCACGATGACGAGCGCTTCCTCGTAGTCGGAGCAATGGAACGCCGAGGACGCGTGGGCGAGATGGTGGTGGTACTCGCGGAAGGGGACCTTGGCCAGCTTCTCCGGGAAGATGCGGTCCCGGTACCGGCGCGGGATGTCGTAACCGCTACGCATGGCCTCGCGCAGATTGACGAGACTGAAGAACGCGGTCAGTTCTTCACGGAAACTGGAGACGCGTTTGCCGGTGAAGCAACCCGCCAGACTCCGCAGATGGGTCCACCGGTGATAGGAGTAGCCGATCTCGTCGATGTCGTCGACCGTGGCGTCCACGGCGGCAAGCCCATGGTAAAGCGACGCGACCGGAAGATAGGTCTGATAAGGGCTGTACGTCCGGCCGTGCTTGATGCCGGTGAACCGTTCGTCCTCGGCTGCGAAGACGATCTCGTCCCGGTCCAGCACCGCGATGGAAGGGTGCTCGAAATAGCTGTTCATACCGATGATCAAGCGTTCGCTCCTTCGGTCACGCGACGCCGCTCGGCCGCGCGGAGGTTTCCGTCGTAGAACCAGGCGCAGTCCAGACCACCGACCGCCTCGCCCACCGTGCGTTCCAGCCACGGTGCGACGAGCCCCGCCGGGTCCGCCCCGACGCCCAGGCGGTCCCAGGCAGCGTGTTCCGCCGGAGGCGGCTCCAGCAGGGGAGCGCCGCCGAGCCGGCTGAGGCCCGGATCGAGGACCGTGGCCAGCTCCTCGGCGTCGAGGAAAGGGGTGACTTCCTGGGTTTTCGCCAGCATCGTCCGGTAGGCGGCCGTGTAATCCTGCTGCACCGAGCCCCCCACGGCGACCGCGCCGGGGAGCATCGAACGGACCAGGTAAGCCAGGACGCGGTCCCCGTGCAGGTCGCCCGCGCGCAGCGCGGCGGCGACCACCGTCGGATCCTCCAGGTCCAGAGGTGCCGGTGAACCGTCGTGCTCGGTCACGTATCCGTCGTCCGTGCGGACGACTGCCACCAGACGCGAGCCTCGGCGCAGCCAGAACCAGTCCGGCGCGGCCCGGTTGACGACCAGGTTGTCGGGTGAGGCCACGACCTGCCGCTTCACGGCGAGGAAGGCGGACCGGACCGCCGGGTCGAAGAGCAGCCGGCGCACCGGGGAGCCGGGGTGCTCCACGTGCAGGGCGAGAGCCTCGGCCGTCGTCGCCTCGTCCAGCTGCACGCGGCGCACACCAGGGTCGGTCCCGAAGCCGGACCACAGCTCGCTGTTGAGCACTCGGTACGCCGTCGGGGCGTCGGGAAAGACCCGGCCGACGAAGCGTTCGGCCAAGGACGGCGGCAGCACCGTGGGTCCCGTCGGGCGCATGACGATCTCGACCGGCCCGCGCAGCCCGCAGAAGTTCGAGCGGCGGTACTCGTTCCTCGAGCGGCCGAACACGTCGTACCTGCCGCCCGCGACGGCGAGGAAGACCGGTCCGGTGGGCGGGACCCGCCGGGACAGGCAGACGACGGTTGTGCACTGGCTGTTGATCGCCACGGGGAGCCCGGCGTCGGCCGCCGCCCGGTGGAAGAGCACGTTGTTGAGGAAGGTCTCCCGGTCCAGCAGCAGATTCGCGTGATCGCTCTGCTGGATCACCGGGTGGCGCAGCAGAGCGTCGGCCGCCTCCGGCCCGCCGTCCGCGTCGCGGGCCACTGCTTCCGCGAGCAGGGACAGCCAGGGACCGGCCGTGCTGGGCGGCCGCTCGGGGGGGATCAGCGAGCGCAGGTAGGACCGCAACGGGACGTCCCAAGCGTCCGCCAAACGCCGTCCGAACCAGGATCCGGCGCCGAGCAGCCGGGGCAGCAGAGCGGGTGCGCCGGCCGGAACCGGGAGGTCCACCTCAGCCCACCACCAGCGAGCGCGCCCGGGCGACCACTGCGGCGATCTTCTCCTCGGGCGGCGCCGCGGCGTCCAGCTCGAGCAGTACGGTGCCCCGCAGGTCACCATCGACGGCCCGGCGGCGGTAGTCGTCGTGCAGTGTTCGGTACAGGTCGTACCAGCGGTGCACCCAGGCGATCTTGGCGCTCTCCGACGGGAACTCCGCGGGCCTGCGTCCCTCGGCCTCGGCACGGGCCAGCCGCTCCAGCGAGAGCTCCGGCTCCGGATTCATCAGGACGAGCAGGTCGGGGAGGGGGATGCGGGAGTTCAGTTCCCTCGACACCTCGGCGTATGCCCGCTCCTGGGCGGCGGTGATGTTGCCGGTGCCCACGTGCTCCCGGACGAACATCGCGTCGTCCAGGTGCGAGC from Streptomyces sp. QL37 harbors:
- a CDS encoding pyridoxal-phosphate dependent enzyme — protein: MTSFPTTVAALFPGAGLSAADGELRVPSPLDPAPSLGSRLGVDLRVKREDRLDDLGCGHKVRKLAHVIAHARAGGATTLVTAASVPSSQAVMVAASAARAGLGAHVVYCGDVQERPRSAAGNYLLVGLLGADVTWHEHTAWDRWPELLADVVARLRDQGEVPYAVPPGVTDWPGLLGSVELGLELAAQLPVDGVETHFVTAAGSGGTAFGIAIVAALLDLPWRVHGICLGTGPEGVLAEMDRQHADGEKALGTALPGPDRVRLHDGARGGGYDRWGRAEVTEIRRWLAHQRTLLDPTYTAKTAVGLAQLVADGIVPRGARVVFVHTGGSFRTLEGAPALDAELGALVRGPAAGPDSPAAVPEKNEESPS
- a CDS encoding carbamoyltransferase C-terminal domain-containing protein, with the protein product MIIGMNSYFEHPSIAVLDRDEIVFAAEDERFTGIKHGRTYSPYQTYLPVASLYHGLAAVDATVDDIDEIGYSYHRWTHLRSLAGCFTGKRVSSFREELTAFFSLVNLREAMRSGYDIPRRYRDRIFPEKLAKVPFREYHHHLAHASSAFHCSDYEEALVIVADGAGERSATSVYRGRGGTLERIGGVDLPNSLGIFYSMLTAHLGFEPFSDEFKVMGLAAYGEPVHQEACARILRLGPAGSYVLDLAALRSLDALLGPARRPGEPLTRRHQDIARSVQERLTEALHHVVGHWLGKTGLRNVCLAGGTFLNCVANGSLARDPRIDGIFVQPAAHDAGTALGAAALSSIRRGGGPKVTFRSAALGTSHTSEACEKACADADVPHVRLTEEAMLDAVARRLAAGEVVGVFRGRMEFGPRALGMRSLLASPADPAMRDRLNRIKGREDFRPVAPIVLREHFDTYFDGQPNRYMLFTTRALERTVQEAPSAVHVDGTARVQCVQEDEDPWLHALITRFAELTGLPMVINTSLNVRGKPIVESPFEALACLGSTAMNLLVLEDVLAGPAAEAAAQPTVRGTVSKGSV
- a CDS encoding deoxynucleoside kinase, with product MTTVDQDTADRLKAVAQNLYDVAPYDSGQTNGAGRYIAISGNTAAGKTTLIDTVAESLREDGTDAVGVSERVFHHRYLKLMFSASADFAFPIQLSFMLERHLLLLDNLVRRGRTMVMERSHLDDAMFVREHVGTGNITAAQERAYAEVSRELNSRIPLPDLLVLMNPEPELSLERLARAEAEGRRPAEFPSESAKIAWVHRWYDLYRTLHDDYRRRAVDGDLRGTVLLELDAAAPPEEKIAAVVARARSLVVG